Proteins from a single region of Aquirhabdus parva:
- a CDS encoding prolyl oligopeptidase family serine peptidase, producing the protein MSIRKALTLAILLVQSSAFAQQCNPAATKPAYPLSKKNNQVDDYHGTAVADPYRWLEDANSDDTKAWVAAQNQLTQSFLAKIPARAVIKERLTQLWNYEKFGTPFKEGGRYFYSRNDGLQNQSVLYTEDKLGVNPRVLLDPNTLATDGTVALAGLAVSPNGKYLAYGTAASGSDWNEWKVRDIDTGKDLSDDLQWVKFSGASWLHDSSGFFYSRYDKPTDKTKLADVNYYHKLYFHKLGTKQSEDVLVYERKDQKEWGFAGSVTDDGHYLIISVSQGTDSKNRLYYKDLTKKNAPVVKLLDDFDATYSFIDNVGSVFYINSNLSAPKGKILAIDVDAPAKDQWRVIVPEKIDTLENASIVGQRLILNYLKDAYSQVQVYSLDGKLLRELKLPGIGSVGGLGGHRDDKETFYSFTSFTTPTTIYRYDIASGDSTIYRQPKVNFDPKDFNIEQVFYTSKDGTKVPMFIVSKKGIKRDGTNPTYLYGYGGFDISLTPAFSPANLVWLEMGGVYAVPNLRGGGEYGQAWHLAGTKLHKQNVFDDFIAAAEYLIQHKYTSPQKLAIGGGSNGGLLVGATLTQRPELFAAALPSVGVMDMLRFQKFTIGWAWASDYGSSDNAEEFKALYAYSPLHNLKAGTCYPAVLVSTADHDDRVVPAHSFKFTATAQADQAGAAPILIRIDTKAGHGSGKPTTKQIEEVADKWGFLTNILQMDVPFNVQKKTDHE; encoded by the coding sequence ATGTCGATCAGAAAAGCCTTAACACTTGCCATACTCCTTGTACAGAGCAGTGCCTTTGCCCAGCAATGCAATCCTGCGGCAACTAAACCCGCGTATCCTCTGAGCAAAAAGAATAATCAGGTTGACGATTATCATGGCACTGCCGTGGCAGATCCCTATCGCTGGCTGGAAGATGCAAACAGTGATGATACGAAGGCTTGGGTTGCTGCTCAAAATCAGCTGACGCAAAGTTTCTTGGCAAAAATTCCCGCGCGTGCGGTGATCAAGGAACGTTTAACCCAGCTTTGGAATTACGAAAAATTTGGAACACCCTTCAAAGAAGGGGGGCGTTATTTTTATAGCCGCAATGATGGTTTACAGAATCAATCGGTACTGTATACCGAGGATAAGTTGGGGGTAAATCCACGTGTCTTATTGGATCCCAATACATTAGCGACTGATGGCACGGTTGCACTTGCAGGGCTTGCGGTGAGTCCGAATGGCAAATATCTGGCCTATGGCACGGCGGCATCAGGCTCCGACTGGAATGAGTGGAAAGTACGCGATATCGATACGGGAAAAGACCTGAGCGATGATCTGCAATGGGTTAAATTTTCTGGTGCGTCATGGCTACATGATAGTTCCGGCTTTTTTTACAGCCGCTATGACAAGCCCACAGATAAAACTAAGCTCGCAGATGTCAATTACTATCATAAATTGTATTTCCATAAGCTAGGAACGAAGCAGTCAGAAGATGTATTGGTTTATGAACGCAAGGATCAGAAAGAGTGGGGCTTTGCAGGATCTGTGACGGATGATGGTCATTATTTGATTATTAGCGTCTCTCAAGGAACAGACTCAAAAAACCGTCTGTACTATAAAGATTTGACCAAAAAAAATGCCCCTGTCGTGAAGTTGTTGGATGACTTTGATGCAACGTATAGCTTTATCGATAATGTAGGATCCGTTTTCTATATCAACAGCAATCTGTCTGCCCCTAAAGGTAAGATTCTCGCGATTGATGTGGATGCGCCGGCGAAAGATCAATGGCGTGTCATTGTGCCAGAGAAGATTGATACGCTAGAAAACGCAAGTATTGTTGGGCAACGTTTAATTCTTAATTACTTGAAAGATGCCTATAGTCAGGTACAAGTTTATAGCTTGGATGGGAAGCTGCTTCGTGAGCTGAAATTGCCGGGCATCGGTTCGGTGGGAGGTTTAGGTGGACACCGAGATGATAAGGAAACCTTTTACTCGTTCACCAGTTTTACCACACCAACAACGATCTATCGTTACGATATTGCCAGTGGCGATAGCACCATTTACCGTCAGCCTAAAGTCAATTTTGATCCCAAAGACTTTAATATTGAGCAGGTCTTTTACACAAGTAAAGATGGTACTAAAGTTCCTATGTTTATCGTATCCAAAAAGGGAATTAAGCGGGATGGCACTAACCCGACTTATCTATATGGCTATGGTGGTTTCGACATATCATTAACCCCCGCTTTTAGTCCAGCCAATCTGGTTTGGCTCGAAATGGGAGGTGTTTATGCCGTCCCTAACTTACGCGGCGGCGGGGAGTATGGTCAGGCATGGCATTTGGCCGGGACCAAACTCCACAAGCAAAATGTATTTGATGATTTCATCGCGGCGGCCGAATATTTGATTCAGCACAAATATACCTCTCCACAAAAGCTCGCAATCGGTGGTGGAAGTAACGGCGGGCTTCTGGTTGGGGCAACGCTAACGCAGCGTCCTGAACTCTTTGCTGCTGCCTTACCCTCAGTAGGAGTCATGGATATGTTGCGCTTCCAGAAATTCACCATTGGCTGGGCTTGGGCATCGGATTATGGCTCTTCGGATAATGCTGAGGAGTTTAAGGCACTATATGCCTACTCACCACTACATAACCTAAAAGCGGGAACATGTTATCCCGCTGTCTTGGTCAGTACCGCGGATCATGATGACCGTGTAGTTCCTGCGCATAGCTTTAAGTTTACGGCAACCGCTCAAGCAGATCAGGCCGGTGCTGCGCCAATTTTGATTCGGATTGATACCAAGGCGGGGCACGGATCGGGCAAGCCAACGACGAAACAAATTGAGGAAGTGGCTGATAAATGGGGTTTCCTGACCAATATCCTACAAATGGATGTCCCGTTTAACGTGCAAAAAAAAACAGATCATGAATAA
- a CDS encoding OsmC family protein, translating to MKAIATAAIDSTAINYTHKIQTRGFDLIADEPVESGGQNAGPAPYEYVLAGLAACTAITLRMYAEHKGWDVGLLHVDLTLLKDREGNTRIERVLKTNATLDEEQWAGLLRTAEKTPVTLTLRNGAEIVTERG from the coding sequence ATGAAAGCGATTGCCACAGCTGCAATAGATTCAACCGCGATAAACTATACCCATAAGATCCAAACCCGTGGATTTGATTTGATTGCTGATGAGCCAGTTGAGTCTGGTGGCCAAAATGCCGGCCCTGCGCCATATGAATACGTCCTTGCAGGTCTTGCCGCATGTACGGCGATCACGCTACGGATGTATGCCGAACATAAAGGCTGGGATGTGGGTCTGCTTCATGTTGATTTAACCTTACTTAAAGATCGCGAAGGAAATACACGGATTGAACGTGTCCTGAAAACCAATGCGACCTTGGATGAGGAGCAATGGGCCGGTTTACTCCGAACAGCAGAGAAGACTCCAGTGACCTTAACCCTGAGAAACGGCGCGGAAATTGTGACTGAGCGTGGCTAG
- the fumC gene encoding class II fumarate hydratase yields the protein MSTRIETDTMGALDVENSRYWGAQTQRSIQNFPIGVDRFKFTRPMIRSLGILKKGAAEANRDLGQIPANIADLIIQAADEVIAGKLDAHFPLVVFQTGSGTQSNMNSNEVISNRAIEIAGGVLGSKTPVHPNDHVNRGQSSNDTFPTAMHIAVVLELNERLFPSVKVLRDTLAAKSEAYKDLVKVGRTHLQDATPITLGQEIGGWVAQIDYCVAEVRHALVGLYELAIGGTAVGTGLNAHPKFGALAAEYYEKETGFPFKSAANKFAALSAHDALVQTSASLRTLAGALMKMANDVRWLASGPRNGIGELNIPENEPGSSIMPGKVNPTQSEAMTMVAVQVFGNDASVAFAGSQGNFQLNVFKPVMVHNVLESIQLISDSCLAFNDNCAVGIEPNLPKIEENLAKNLMQVTALNPHIGYDKAAAIAKKAHKEGTSLKEAALALGYVTEAEFAQWVVPLDMTHS from the coding sequence ATGAGTACACGTATAGAAACCGATACTATGGGCGCGCTTGACGTCGAAAACAGTCGCTATTGGGGTGCACAAACCCAGCGTAGTATTCAGAACTTCCCCATTGGCGTAGATCGTTTTAAATTTACCCGTCCGATGATTCGCAGCCTCGGTATTCTGAAAAAAGGTGCTGCAGAAGCCAACCGTGATTTAGGTCAGATTCCTGCGAATATCGCAGACTTGATCATCCAAGCAGCGGATGAAGTGATTGCAGGTAAGCTGGATGCGCATTTCCCACTGGTAGTATTCCAAACTGGTTCGGGCACTCAAAGCAATATGAACTCAAACGAAGTGATCTCAAACCGCGCAATTGAGATCGCTGGTGGCGTATTGGGTAGCAAAACCCCCGTTCACCCGAACGATCACGTCAATCGTGGTCAATCGAGTAACGATACCTTCCCAACTGCAATGCACATTGCCGTTGTACTTGAGTTGAATGAAAGACTATTTCCAAGTGTAAAAGTCCTACGGGACACCTTGGCTGCAAAATCAGAAGCCTACAAAGATCTGGTGAAAGTTGGTCGTACCCATTTACAAGATGCCACACCAATTACCTTGGGCCAAGAGATAGGCGGTTGGGTTGCACAGATTGATTACTGCGTGGCTGAAGTGCGTCATGCATTGGTTGGTTTGTATGAACTGGCAATCGGTGGTACTGCGGTCGGTACAGGTCTCAATGCCCATCCTAAATTTGGTGCATTGGCTGCTGAATACTATGAAAAAGAAACTGGTTTTCCGTTTAAGAGTGCCGCCAATAAATTTGCAGCACTGAGTGCGCATGATGCATTGGTACAAACCAGTGCGAGTTTGCGTACTTTAGCGGGTGCCTTGATGAAGATGGCAAACGATGTACGTTGGTTAGCCAGTGGTCCACGTAATGGTATTGGCGAGTTAAACATTCCTGAAAATGAACCAGGCAGCAGTATCATGCCGGGTAAAGTCAATCCAACTCAAAGCGAAGCCATGACCATGGTTGCCGTACAAGTGTTTGGTAATGATGCCTCTGTTGCATTCGCGGGCAGCCAAGGTAACTTCCAGCTCAATGTGTTCAAGCCAGTCATGGTACATAACGTGCTTGAAAGCATCCAATTGATTTCTGACTCTTGTTTGGCTTTCAACGATAACTGTGCTGTGGGTATCGAACCGAATCTGCCAAAAATCGAAGAAAATCTTGCCAAGAACCTCATGCAAGTCACTGCACTTAATCCACATATCGGTTATGACAAAGCAGCTGCGATTGCCAAGAAAGCGCATAAAGAAGGCACTAGCTTGAAAGAAGCGGCTTTGGCACTCGGGTATGTGACCGAAGCGGAGTTTGCACAATGGGTTGTGCCGCTGGATATGACACACTCTTAA
- a CDS encoding pirin family protein: MTSVYPITRIEGRVAEIGTGLKISRMVPSRARRTVGAWCFLDHAGPVNFAAGDGMNVGPHPHIGLQTFTWMIAGQVRHLDSLGNDQVIYPHQVNLMTAGRGISHAEVSPSDTASTLHAAQLWIALPDSHRHIDPDFQNYPELPVVDKQGFKVTVLVGSSLGATSPVQVFSPLLGLDLEASKATTLELPLDQSFEHGLTILEGEATADGEVLTAGTLLFFETGRPSVTIQTTGPARLLLVGGEPFKEDIIVWWNFVGRTHEEIEQALADWNTASSRFGTIDNPEAGTRLIAPALEGHIKGAH, encoded by the coding sequence ATGACCAGCGTATATCCCATTACCCGTATCGAAGGCCGCGTTGCAGAGATCGGTACAGGTTTAAAAATTTCTCGTATGGTGCCTAGTCGAGCACGTCGCACGGTTGGAGCATGGTGCTTTCTGGATCATGCTGGGCCTGTCAATTTTGCTGCGGGTGATGGCATGAATGTCGGTCCACACCCCCATATCGGACTACAGACTTTTACATGGATGATTGCAGGTCAAGTACGCCATTTGGATAGCTTGGGCAATGATCAGGTGATCTACCCGCATCAAGTGAATCTGATGACAGCAGGGCGGGGTATCTCCCATGCGGAAGTATCGCCTTCAGATACTGCGAGCACCCTTCATGCCGCACAGCTCTGGATTGCACTGCCAGATAGTCACCGTCATATTGATCCAGACTTCCAGAACTATCCCGAATTGCCTGTGGTCGATAAACAAGGCTTTAAAGTCACAGTGCTGGTGGGCAGTAGCTTAGGTGCCACTTCCCCAGTTCAAGTCTTTAGCCCACTATTGGGCTTGGACTTAGAGGCTTCTAAAGCGACAACTCTTGAGTTACCGCTTGATCAGAGCTTCGAACATGGTTTAACGATTCTGGAGGGTGAGGCGACTGCGGATGGTGAAGTATTGACCGCTGGAACCTTACTCTTTTTTGAAACTGGTCGCCCAAGTGTGACAATCCAAACCACGGGACCTGCGCGATTATTATTGGTCGGAGGAGAGCCGTTTAAAGAGGACATCATTGTATGGTGGAATTTCGTTGGGCGTACCCATGAGGAAATCGAGCAGGCACTTGCAGATTGGAATACAGCAAGTTCGCGTTTTGGAACGATAGACAACCCTGAGGCGGGCACACGTCTCATCGCCCCTGCGCTAGAAGGTCATATCAAAGGAGCACACTAA
- a CDS encoding MFS transporter, producing MNQTIITSPQARLWLVLVALGLGGFGIGTTEFVAMGLIQEIARGVSVSVTQAGHMISAYALGVVVGAPLIAVLSAKVPRKGLLLILMLFFALGNFATAFASNFHELVISRFIAGLPHGAYFGVAALVAATLAGPQKRAQAVSRVMLGLTIATVIGVPFATWLGQHFGWRSGFVFASAIGILTIIAIWFAMPKMPAPHGASMRSELSGIKKPQMWLTLGIASIGFGGMFSVYTYVSPILTDYTHVDISYVPIALSVWGCGMVTGGLVGGWLADRSMKKGLYIILFSIIVAFLIGAFMMSNLYSALLALFMMGATGMALGPALQTRLMDVAGEAQTLAASLNHSAFNLANALGAWLGGVVINLGYGWKSPVLVGVALGAGGLVILMISMALDQKQPKLHVLSS from the coding sequence ATGAATCAAACGATAATAACCTCCCCCCAAGCACGCTTATGGCTAGTTCTAGTCGCTTTGGGTTTAGGAGGTTTTGGTATTGGCACCACTGAATTTGTAGCGATGGGGCTCATTCAGGAGATTGCACGTGGAGTCAGTGTCAGTGTGACCCAGGCAGGGCATATGATCAGTGCCTATGCCTTGGGCGTGGTGGTTGGTGCCCCGTTAATCGCAGTGCTGAGTGCAAAAGTACCGCGCAAAGGACTGTTGCTCATCCTCATGCTGTTTTTTGCATTGGGCAATTTTGCTACTGCTTTTGCATCCAATTTTCATGAGTTGGTCATTTCTCGTTTTATCGCCGGCTTACCTCATGGCGCTTATTTTGGCGTTGCAGCATTAGTCGCTGCAACCTTGGCCGGACCACAAAAAAGAGCACAGGCCGTTTCTCGAGTCATGCTAGGCCTAACCATTGCGACGGTCATTGGTGTTCCCTTTGCGACATGGTTAGGGCAACATTTCGGCTGGCGAAGTGGTTTTGTTTTTGCCTCAGCTATCGGCATACTGACCATCATTGCAATCTGGTTTGCGATGCCAAAAATGCCTGCCCCTCATGGTGCCTCGATGCGCTCCGAACTCTCCGGTATTAAAAAACCGCAAATGTGGCTGACTCTCGGCATCGCATCGATTGGCTTTGGCGGTATGTTTTCGGTCTATACCTATGTCTCCCCCATCCTCACCGACTACACCCATGTCGATATCTCCTATGTCCCCATCGCTTTATCGGTCTGGGGATGCGGTATGGTCACAGGTGGTCTGGTCGGTGGATGGCTTGCAGATCGCTCCATGAAAAAAGGACTCTATATCATCCTCTTTTCCATCATTGTCGCCTTCCTCATCGGGGCCTTTATGATGTCCAACCTCTATAGCGCGCTGCTCGCCTTATTCATGATGGGTGCAACGGGCATGGCACTAGGCCCTGCATTACAAACGCGTTTGATGGATGTCGCAGGCGAAGCGCAGACTCTGGCGGCCTCACTCAATCACTCCGCATTCAACCTCGCCAATGCCTTAGGGGCATGGCTGGGTGGAGTTGTCATTAATCTGGGATACGGCTGGAAATCGCCTGTTCTGGTGGGTGTTGCACTCGGTGCTGGAGGATTGGTCATCTTGATGATTTCGATGGCACTCGATCAAAAGCAGCCTAAACTGCATGTACTCTCTTCATAA